The Solicola gregarius DNA window GGCTCACACCTGAGCGTCTTCAACACCGCAGAGAACCCCGACCTCGCGTGGACGTTCGTACAGATGATGACGACCGGCGAGTTCGCGCAGAAGTGGGGCGACCAGACCGGCTACTTCCCGGGCACCGAGTCGCTGCTGGACAAGGTCATCCAGGAGAACGACCCGCTCGTTGCACCGTTCGCGAAGCAGATGGTCGAGGGTGGCGCGAGCGTCCCCGTGACGCCGCTGTACGAGAAGATCCAGGGCAAGAGCACGATCCCGGCCATGGTGCAGTCCATCCTGACCGGCAAGGCATCGGTCGACGAGGCGGCGTCGTCGGCCGCCGACGAGATGAACACGGTGTTCCAAGGTGGGTGAGCAGTGACCCTCCTGTCATCAGGGCGACGCAGCCGGGTGCTGCCACACCGGAGGGTGTGGCGGCCCTGGCTGCTCCTCGCCCCCGCGCTTGCGACGCTCGCGGTGCTGCTGATCTACCCGCTGGGGCGCGTCGTCTACCTGTCGACCCAGGACTACGGCCTGCGTGAGCTGAACCTCGGGCTCAGCAACCCCGTCGGGCTCGACAACTATCGCGCGATCTTCGAGGATCCGCTGCTTCGCACCGCACTCGTGAACACCGTTGTGTTCGCCGTTGCGTGCGTCTTCCTCACGGTCGTGCTGGGCACCCTCGTGGCGCTGTTGCTGGTGCGCCTCGGCACCAAGCTGCGCGCGGTCGTGACGACCGCGATCATGGTCGCGTGGGCGATGCCCGCCGTGACCGGCACGTACGTGTGGGTCTTCATCTTCGACACACCGAGCGGCATCGTCATGCGCGGCCTCGACAAGATCGGCATGGTCGACCCCGATACGACGAACTGGTTCGTCGACCGCCTGTCGTTCTACTCCATCGCGACGCTCAACGTCGTGCACCACGGGTTTCCGTTCGTCGCGGTGACCGTGCTCGCCGGCCTGATGACACTGCCGGGCGAGACGATGGAGTCGGCCCGTATCGACGGGGCGAATGCGTGGCAGAGGTTCTGGAACATCACCTTCCCGATGCTGCGGCCGGTGTTCGCCGTCGTCACCATCTTGTCGACGATCTGGGACTTCAAGGTCTTCACGCAGGTGTTCCTGATGCCCGGTGGCGACGGCGCGAACCGCGACGTCTTGAACCTCGGCACGTGGTCCTACATCACCGGCATCTCGCAGAAGGAGTACGGGCTCGGCTCGGCGATCGCGGTGCTGCTGACGCTGCTGTTGTTGCTGATCACCATCGTGTACCTGCGGTCGATGTTCAAGGAGGACGAGCTGCGATGAGTGTCGAATCGCCTGCGGGGTTGGTCCGTGACGACTCGCCGCCGTCCGCGACGGATCAGCGGGTCGGCAGCCGTCGACCACGCAAGGGCGCCATGAACCACACGCTCGGCGCGCGTACGACCACCGGCAAGGTGCTGACGATCGTGGCGCTGATCGCGTTGCTCGCGTTCACGCTGCTGCCGGTGTTCATGATGATCTCGACCGCGTTCGACGCGAGGTCCGAGGACGGCTCGCGGTCGTTGATCCCGACGGAGCTCACCCTCGATCACTTCCGGTTCGTGCTCGACGAGGGCGGCTTCCTGACGTACATGCGCAACTCCCTGATCGTGGGCGTTGGCACGGTGCTGATCTCCGGCGCGTTGGCCCTGTTGGCCGCGGTCGCCGTCTCGCGTTTCGCCTTCCGGCTGCGCACCTCGGTGCTGGTGATGGTGCTCGTCGTACAGATGGTGCCGCTCGAGGCGCTGGTCATCCCGATGTTCATCCAGGCCCGTCACCTCGGGCTGCTGAACCAGCTGTTCGGTCTGACGCTTGTGTACGTGGCGTTCTCGCTGCCCTTCGCGATCTGGATGCTGCGCGGGTTCGTCGCCGCGATACCGATCGACATCGAGGAGGCGGCGTACGTCGACGGTGCGTCGTGGGGGCGGATGTTCTGGTCGGTGCTGCTGCCGCTCGTCGGACCTGGGCTCGTCGCGACCAGCATCTTCGCGTTCATCACGGCGTGGAACGAGTTCATCTTCGCGACCACCTTCATGAACGACGATTCGAAGAAGACTGCGGCCGCCGGACTACGAGACTTCTTCGGCAGGTTCGGTGACAACGACTGGGGTGCGGTGATGGCCGGGTCGACGCTGATCACGGTCCCCGTGATGATCTTCTTCATCCTCGTACAGCGACGGATCTCCGAAGGTCTCGTCTCCGGCGCGGTCAAGGGATGACCCGATGAAACAGAACGATCCCGGCGTACGCCGGCTGGTCAACGCCGTGCTCGTACCCGGCTTCGTCGGTACGACGGTGCCCGCTTGGCTCGCCCGCGAGCTCGAGGACGGGCTCGGCGGTGTGTGCTGGTTCGCGCACAACGTCGAAACCAGAGATGCGACCCGCGACCTCGCGGACGCCATCCATCGGCTCGGAGAACACGCCCTGATCTGGTGCGACGAAGAGGGCGGCGCCGTGTCGCGGCTCGATGCGCAGTCCGGCTCGCCGTGGCCGGGTCACGCCGCGCTCGGGCAGCTCGACGATGTGCACGCGACGAGGAGCGTCGGCCTCGGGATCGGTACGAGTGCTCGCGAGTCGGGCATCGACATCGTGCTCGCACCGGTCGTCGATGTGAACTCCGACCCCGACAACCCGGTGATCGGGGTGCGTTCGTTCGGGGGTACGCCCGATCTCGTCGCCAGGCACGGCACGGCATTCGCGGCCGGGCTGCAGGTTGCAGGTGTCGCGGCCTGCGCGAAGCACTTCCCCGGCCACGGTGCGACCGCCGTCGACTCGCATCTCGAGGCGCCGGTGGTCGACGCAGCACGCGATGTCCTGTGGCAGCGAGAGCTCGCGCCGTTCGTGGCCGCGGTCGAGTCGGGCGTACGGTGCCTTCTCACCGCGCATGTCGTCTTCCCGGCCGTTGACTCCGAGCTCGCCACGATGAGCAGTACGTGGATGCGAATGCTGCGTGAGGATCTCGGCTTCGATGGGGTCGTCGGCACCGATGCGCTTGATATGAAGGCGATATCCGCCGGCGTCGGACGCGGCGAGGGTGCGGTACGCGCCCTGGCCGCGGGTGTCGATGCCGCGTGCATCGGCAACCCGGCGTTCCCCGAGACCTACGACGATGCCGAGATCTTCGAGCACGTACGCGCGGCCGTCCTCGGCGCCGTCGACGACGGCAGGCTCGGCATGGCGCGGCTCGAGGAGGCCGCCGGCCGGCTCGCCGAGCTCGCCGCCTGGACTCGGCGCACGGAGGCGTTCCCCGAAGCCCCGCAGGACGGGTTGGACATCGCTCGCCGGTCGCTCGCGGTCGATGGAGACGTAGCGGTGACCGGTGCCCCGCTGGTGCTCATGCACCAGGCAGGCAGCATGGCTGCAGGTGACGTACGCTTCCCGCTCGCCCGCTTCCTCGGTGCGGAGCGCGACGGCACGGCGTACGAGACCGTGCGCTCCGGCGCCGACGCGGTCGGCGCGATGAAACGGCATCCGGGGCAAGCGGTCGTCGTCGTGACCGACGGACTCGCGGGCGGCGGTGTCGTCGAGGCGGTCCGCTCTGCCGACATCGATGCCGTGGTGGTGCACAACGGCCCGGTAGGTACGGCTCGCGATCTCGCGGCGCCGCTGATTCGTACGTGGGGTGGCGGGGCAGCGAGCGCGCGAGCCGCCGCCGAGTACCTTCTCGCAGAGCAGCTTCTCGGAGGCAGAAATGGCTGAATCCCCATGTGTTGTTGGTGTCGACGTCGGAAGATCCCGCTGCAGGGTCGTCGTGCTCCAGGCCGACGAGCGTGCCGAGTGGTCCGGAAGGGGCGTGGTGCCGACACCCGGGCCGACGGGCGTCCGCGTGGCGGCGGCGGGCGTACGTACGGCGATCCGGCATGCGCTCGAGACGACCGGCCGTGACCGGGTCGCGCCGTCGGCGATCGCCGTCGGCATGGCCGGTGTGACGACGTTGGACGGCGGCACGGTCGCACTCGCCGCGGCGATGTCGGAGCAGTGGCCGGGAGCGCGAGTGGCGGCCGCTACCGACGCCGTCACCGCACACGCGGGCGCGCTCGCCGGTGCTCCGGGCGCCGTGCTGGCCGTCGGCACAGGGGCAATCGCGTTGGGACTGGCCTCCGACGGGTCCGTGCACCGCGCCGACGGGTGGGGGCAGTGGCTCGGTGACGACGGAAGCGGCACCTGGATCGGTCGGGAGGCATTGCGGGCTGTCGTACGCGCACAGGACGGGCGTGGACCGGCCACCTCGTTGAGCAGGGCGGCCGTTCGACGGTTCGGTGACTTCTCCGGGCTCGCGGCGGCCCTACCGTTCGAGTCGATCCTGCCAACGCGTACGGCCGAGTTCGTACCCGACGTGGTCGCGGCGGCAGACGCGGGCGACGACGCGGCGACGGAGATTCTGCGGCGAGCCGCCGATGCCTGGGCGGAGTCGGCACTCGCGGCCGCGCGGGCCGCGGACGTCGACACTGTGACCTGTGTCGGCGGTCTTGCCGAAGTCCCAACACTGTATGAGTTGTGGCGGCAGGGAGTCGCCTCAGACCTGAAGGTTCTACCCGCGGCGGGCTCCTCGCTCGACGGTGCGGTGCTCATCGCGCAGCGAGACGACCTGCCGCACGAGGAGCAGGTGGCACGCCGGCTCTCCGTCGGGTCATCGGCATCGAGAGCCGAGGACCTCGACGTGTTGGCGACCGAGGGCGTACGCCCCGCGCTCGACGACCTCGACGTACGTGATGCCGGCGAGCTCGTGGACGTACTCCTCGATGCGGAGGGCAAGCTGCCCCACGTACTCAGCGGTGCGCGCGATGCCATCGCCGAAGCCGTCGGTGCGATCGAGACCGCGTTCCACCGCGGCGGCCGGCTGCTGTACGTCGGTGCAGGTACGCCCGGCCGGCTCGCCGCGCTCGACGCGGCGGAATGCCCACCGACGTTCGGTACGCCCCCCGAGCGGGTCGTGGCCATCCTCGCCGGCGGCACCGACGCTTCGACGGCCGCGATCGAGGGAGCCGAGGATCGCACGGACGACGCTGCTGCCGCGCTCGCCGCCCACGATGTCGGTCGCGACGATGTCGTCGTGGGCATCTCGGCGTCCGGCCGGACGCCGTTCGTCCTTGCTGCGCTGGAGTTCGCGCGTACGTCCGGTGCAGCGACGGTCGCCGTCGTCAACAACTCCGACAGCGTGATCGCGGCCGCGGCCGATGTTGCGGTCGAGCTGCTGACCGGGGCCGAGGTGATCAGCGGGTCGACGAGGTTGACCGCCGGAACGGCGCAGAAGGTCACCCTGAACACGTTGTCGACCGCGGCGATGATCCGGCTCGGCAAGACGTACGGCCCGCGCATGGTCGACGTCGTTGCGTCGAACCACAAGCTCCGTCGCCGCGCCGCGCGGATCGTGCGCGAGATCTGCGACGTCGACGACGCGACTGCTGTTGTGGCGCTCGAGGGTGCAGGGTGGCAGACGAAGACCGCGATCGTTGCGTTGCTTGCGGGTGTGGGGTCCGAGGAAGCGCGCGCCCGTCTCGCAGCCGGTGACGGGCGGGTCCGTTCGGCGCTCGAGGCGGAGCCGCCGCAATGATCGTCGTCGCCGTCGCGTCGGGCACGTCCGCGGATGCCTGCGACGTGGCCGCCGTCGACGTCGAGTGGGACCGCGACACGATCGCGATGCGCGTGCTCGGCACGACGGAGTCTGCCCTGCCTGACGGTCTGTCCGCGCGGGTGCTCGCGATCCTGCCGCCGGCGCGGCTCGGTATCGAGGACGTGGGCCGCCTCGACACCGACCTCGGCCATGCGTTCGCCGACGCTGCGACGGTCGGAATACGCGACCTGGCCGGCGGCGTGGCCGACCTCATTGTGTCGCCTGGACAAACGGCCTTTCACGACGTGGTCGGCGGCGAGTGTCGTGGCACGCTGCAGCTCGGACAGCCCGCCTGGGTCGCGGCGCGTACGGGTCTGCCCGTCGTGTCGGATCTGCGCGCGAGCGATGTCGCGTCCGGCGGGCACGGCGCGCCCCTTGCGAGCACATTCGACGCCTTGTGGCTGGCCGGCATCGCGGACTCCGCGCCCGTTGCCGCGCTCAATCTCGGCGGCATCGCGAACGTCTCGGTCGTTGGCGCGGGTGGCAACCTGCTCGCCTCGTTCGACACGGGACCCGCGAACTGCCTGCTCGACATCGCCGCCGCCCAGGTCAGCGGTGGCGCGCAGACCAGCGACGTCGACGGCACCCTGGCGCTCGCGGGACGGGTCGACGAGGCGTTCCTCGACCGCCTGCTCGCCGACGAGTACTTCGCGCTGGCGCCGCCGAAATCGACCGGACGCGAGCTGTTCTCGGCCGATTTTCTGGCGGCCGCTCGCGCAGGTATCGACATCAGCGGCGAGGATCTTCTCGCGTCATTGACGGAGTTCACCGCACGGACCATCGGCGACGCCTTGCGCGCGTACGGGGTCGGGGAGGTCGTCGTGTCCGGGGGAGGGCTGCGAAACCCGGCCCTGATGCAGGCGATCGGGCGGCAGGTCGCACCGGCGCCCCTCGTACGCGCCGAGGAGCGCGGAATCGACGGTGACGCGAAGGAAGCGCTCCTCTGGGCGCTACTCGGGTTCCTCACCTGGCACGGCGTACCCGGCACGGTACGAGCCGGCGACCGCGTGAGCACCGGTGCGACCGAGCCCCGCGTCCTCGGGCGCATCACGCCCGGTGCGGCCGCGCTGGAGCTGCCCGCACCGCGCAATTCCGGGCCGCGCGCACTCGTGGTGCGATGAACGGCACATTCGGTGCGGCCGCCCCCTTGACACTCGTCGGTCTTTGTTGACCCTGTGCGCGGCTAGCCTCCGATGCGGAGGGAGGTATCAATGGGATATCCATGGCCGCTGTTCCCCAGGACACCGGAA harbors:
- a CDS encoding glycoside hydrolase family 3 N-terminal domain-containing protein — translated: MKQNDPGVRRLVNAVLVPGFVGTTVPAWLARELEDGLGGVCWFAHNVETRDATRDLADAIHRLGEHALIWCDEEGGAVSRLDAQSGSPWPGHAALGQLDDVHATRSVGLGIGTSARESGIDIVLAPVVDVNSDPDNPVIGVRSFGGTPDLVARHGTAFAAGLQVAGVAACAKHFPGHGATAVDSHLEAPVVDAARDVLWQRELAPFVAAVESGVRCLLTAHVVFPAVDSELATMSSTWMRMLREDLGFDGVVGTDALDMKAISAGVGRGEGAVRALAAGVDAACIGNPAFPETYDDAEIFEHVRAAVLGAVDDGRLGMARLEEAAGRLAELAAWTRRTEAFPEAPQDGLDIARRSLAVDGDVAVTGAPLVLMHQAGSMAAGDVRFPLARFLGAERDGTAYETVRSGADAVGAMKRHPGQAVVVVTDGLAGGGVVEAVRSADIDAVVVHNGPVGTARDLAAPLIRTWGGGAASARAAAEYLLAEQLLGGRNG
- a CDS encoding anhydro-N-acetylmuramic acid kinase, producing MIVVAVASGTSADACDVAAVDVEWDRDTIAMRVLGTTESALPDGLSARVLAILPPARLGIEDVGRLDTDLGHAFADAATVGIRDLAGGVADLIVSPGQTAFHDVVGGECRGTLQLGQPAWVAARTGLPVVSDLRASDVASGGHGAPLASTFDALWLAGIADSAPVAALNLGGIANVSVVGAGGNLLASFDTGPANCLLDIAAAQVSGGAQTSDVDGTLALAGRVDEAFLDRLLADEYFALAPPKSTGRELFSADFLAAARAGIDISGEDLLASLTEFTARTIGDALRAYGVGEVVVSGGGLRNPALMQAIGRQVAPAPLVRAEERGIDGDAKEALLWALLGFLTWHGVPGTVRAGDRVSTGATEPRVLGRITPGAAALELPAPRNSGPRALVVR
- the murQ gene encoding N-acetylmuramic acid 6-phosphate etherase; the encoded protein is MAESPCVVGVDVGRSRCRVVVLQADERAEWSGRGVVPTPGPTGVRVAAAGVRTAIRHALETTGRDRVAPSAIAVGMAGVTTLDGGTVALAAAMSEQWPGARVAAATDAVTAHAGALAGAPGAVLAVGTGAIALGLASDGSVHRADGWGQWLGDDGSGTWIGREALRAVVRAQDGRGPATSLSRAAVRRFGDFSGLAAALPFESILPTRTAEFVPDVVAAADAGDDAATEILRRAADAWAESALAAARAADVDTVTCVGGLAEVPTLYELWRQGVASDLKVLPAAGSSLDGAVLIAQRDDLPHEEQVARRLSVGSSASRAEDLDVLATEGVRPALDDLDVRDAGELVDVLLDAEGKLPHVLSGARDAIAEAVGAIETAFHRGGRLLYVGAGTPGRLAALDAAECPPTFGTPPERVVAILAGGTDASTAAIEGAEDRTDDAAAALAAHDVGRDDVVVGISASGRTPFVLAALEFARTSGAATVAVVNNSDSVIAAAADVAVELLTGAEVISGSTRLTAGTAQKVTLNTLSTAAMIRLGKTYGPRMVDVVASNHKLRRRAARIVREICDVDDATAVVALEGAGWQTKTAIVALLAGVGSEEARARLAAGDGRVRSALEAEPPQ
- a CDS encoding carbohydrate ABC transporter permease, which gives rise to MTLLSSGRRSRVLPHRRVWRPWLLLAPALATLAVLLIYPLGRVVYLSTQDYGLRELNLGLSNPVGLDNYRAIFEDPLLRTALVNTVVFAVACVFLTVVLGTLVALLLVRLGTKLRAVVTTAIMVAWAMPAVTGTYVWVFIFDTPSGIVMRGLDKIGMVDPDTTNWFVDRLSFYSIATLNVVHHGFPFVAVTVLAGLMTLPGETMESARIDGANAWQRFWNITFPMLRPVFAVVTILSTIWDFKVFTQVFLMPGGDGANRDVLNLGTWSYITGISQKEYGLGSAIAVLLTLLLLLITIVYLRSMFKEDELR
- a CDS encoding carbohydrate ABC transporter permease is translated as MSVESPAGLVRDDSPPSATDQRVGSRRPRKGAMNHTLGARTTTGKVLTIVALIALLAFTLLPVFMMISTAFDARSEDGSRSLIPTELTLDHFRFVLDEGGFLTYMRNSLIVGVGTVLISGALALLAAVAVSRFAFRLRTSVLVMVLVVQMVPLEALVIPMFIQARHLGLLNQLFGLTLVYVAFSLPFAIWMLRGFVAAIPIDIEEAAYVDGASWGRMFWSVLLPLVGPGLVATSIFAFITAWNEFIFATTFMNDDSKKTAAAGLRDFFGRFGDNDWGAVMAGSTLITVPVMIFFILVQRRISEGLVSGAVKG